From Neobacillus sp. PS2-9, the proteins below share one genomic window:
- a CDS encoding NlpC/P60 family protein — protein MIKKFLKYTVTATILAATIQVTPTFASPETSVIQGQINATEDQIDNFETRIQQLDDRISQSMEKSEKLNSEIKTQQGKIAQTEAEIEEAKASLEAHKEVYSERLKSIQLEGKQSIVTYAELLLSSENLSEFFTRFSAISNIMESDTSLLNGLNEKEQALTEAEKKLHEEYNQLKNSQNELASEQKKVQEDKAEIQKELATAQSTLQNQHNQLAQQQAQEEAQRQAQEEARRQAQLAQQQLTQRHSGGTKTSKSAPSVDLSNESTSATASNVIAIAKRYMGVPYVWGGTTPNGFDCSGFTSYVFRQVGINLPRVSRDQQRVGTRISPSQVQPGDLVFRGSPAYHVGIYIGGGQYIHAPQTGDVVKIATYNPAKFTSAARVLQP, from the coding sequence ATGATAAAAAAATTCTTAAAATATACAGTTACAGCTACCATTCTTGCCGCTACAATCCAAGTAACACCTACTTTTGCGAGTCCGGAAACGTCAGTAATCCAGGGGCAAATTAATGCAACGGAAGACCAAATTGATAATTTTGAAACCAGAATTCAACAATTAGATGACCGAATCAGTCAATCAATGGAGAAAAGTGAAAAACTAAATAGTGAAATCAAGACGCAACAAGGAAAAATTGCACAAACAGAGGCTGAAATTGAAGAAGCTAAAGCGTCCCTTGAAGCACACAAAGAGGTCTATTCAGAACGACTTAAGAGTATTCAGTTAGAGGGAAAACAATCAATCGTTACATACGCAGAACTTTTGCTTTCATCTGAAAACCTTTCTGAATTTTTTACCCGTTTTTCTGCTATTTCAAACATCATGGAAAGTGATACATCTTTACTAAACGGCTTAAATGAAAAAGAGCAAGCATTAACAGAAGCAGAGAAAAAATTACACGAAGAGTACAATCAATTAAAAAATAGCCAAAATGAATTAGCATCTGAACAAAAAAAGGTCCAAGAAGATAAAGCAGAAATTCAAAAAGAATTAGCTACTGCGCAGAGTACATTACAAAATCAACATAATCAACTGGCTCAACAGCAGGCTCAAGAAGAGGCTCAAAGACAGGCACAGGAAGAGGCACGTCGCCAAGCTCAATTAGCTCAGCAACAGCTTACTCAAAGACATTCTGGAGGAACCAAAACTTCAAAATCTGCACCTTCTGTAGATTTATCTAATGAATCTACCTCTGCTACGGCAAGTAATGTTATTGCTATAGCGAAAAGATATATGGGTGTTCCTTACGTTTGGGGAGGAACAACGCCAAACGGATTTGATTGTTCAGGATTTACAAGCTATGTATTCCGTCAAGTTGGCATCAATCTTCCAAGGGTGTCACGTGACCAACAAAGGGTTGGAACAAGAATTTCTCCAAGTCAAGTACAACCTGGAGACCTAGTATTCAGAGGTTCACCTGCTTATCATGTGGGTATTTATATTGGAGGCGGACAATACATCCATGCACCACAAACAGGTGATGTGGTAAAGATCGCTACTTATAACCCTGCAAAATTCACAAGTGCTGCTAGAGTCCTACAACCTTAA
- a CDS encoding MmcQ/YjbR family DNA-binding protein: MKTHDTAGMLEKVRSICLALPESTEIIDGFGHNTFKINGKSFVISGESEKGFSLSFKSDRETQELLLQKECFFKTPYIGHHGWVSIQNPEGQDWDELADLIQEAYLRAAPKRLVKKWNELHTK; the protein is encoded by the coding sequence ATGAAAACACATGACACGGCAGGCATGCTTGAAAAAGTGCGCAGCATTTGTCTTGCACTTCCTGAATCTACTGAAATTATCGACGGTTTCGGTCACAATACTTTTAAAATCAATGGGAAATCCTTCGTGATATCAGGTGAAAGCGAGAAAGGTTTCAGCCTGTCGTTTAAATCAGACAGGGAAACACAGGAATTATTGCTGCAGAAAGAATGTTTTTTCAAAACCCCTTACATAGGACATCATGGCTGGGTGTCTATTCAAAATCCAGAGGGACAAGACTGGGATGAGTTGGCTGATCTCATTCAAGAAGCCTATTTGCGTGCAGCGCCGAAGCGCTTGGTTAAGAAATGGAATGAGTTACATACAAAGTGA
- a CDS encoding GlsB/YeaQ/YmgE family stress response membrane protein: MTILSFILTVIVAMVIGVVGSKLSPFDMPGGWAGAIVAGFVGAWVGPYLLGAWGPMILGFSLVPSIIGAIIVVIVAGIIAKLFD, encoded by the coding sequence ATGACAATTCTTTCTTTTATTCTTACTGTTATTGTTGCGATGGTAATTGGTGTTGTGGGAAGCAAGTTATCACCTTTCGATATGCCGGGGGGATGGGCTGGAGCTATTGTTGCAGGTTTCGTGGGAGCATGGGTTGGTCCATATTTATTAGGTGCATGGGGACCTATGATTCTTGGTTTCTCGTTAGTCCCATCGATAATAGGGGCTATAATTGTAGTTATTGTAGCTGGTATTATTGCTAAACTATTTGATTAA
- a CDS encoding RnfABCDGE type electron transport complex subunit D — protein sequence MRTVKWMKTPKGYVTISLITYLIIASIGYKTLNGIRNALIAVVAAFVIEFFYSRIINRKSSKDGVVITGLIISLVLSITTSWPYVVGTAAISILSKHLLVFKKKPIFNPAAIGLFVSVFIFHIGHSWWGAFGDLPWWLMMFLLIGGYIVTDRVNKFPQVFAFLGTFFVLLFFMGYFQVGDAADALRPPFINATIFFGLFMLTDPPTSPAKYKNQILFGVISAVSGIVVYGMFGGLTYLFFGLFMGNLYNYWNKRSVMKSAELKQQRMKNSQRALYK from the coding sequence ATGAGAACAGTTAAATGGATGAAAACACCAAAAGGATATGTCACAATTAGTTTAATAACATATTTAATTATCGCATCAATTGGATACAAAACATTAAATGGGATTCGCAATGCTCTTATTGCCGTTGTTGCAGCATTTGTTATAGAGTTCTTCTATAGTAGGATAATCAATCGCAAAAGCAGCAAGGATGGAGTTGTTATTACTGGCTTAATTATTTCGTTGGTTTTGAGTATAACAACTTCATGGCCGTATGTGGTAGGAACAGCCGCTATCTCTATCTTGTCTAAACATCTTTTGGTATTCAAAAAGAAACCTATTTTTAACCCAGCAGCTATAGGACTATTTGTATCTGTTTTTATTTTTCATATAGGTCATAGCTGGTGGGGAGCGTTTGGGGACTTACCGTGGTGGCTAATGATGTTCCTTTTGATTGGAGGTTACATTGTTACTGATCGTGTGAATAAATTCCCTCAAGTGTTTGCCTTTTTGGGGACCTTTTTTGTATTGCTATTTTTTATGGGATATTTTCAAGTGGGTGATGCGGCAGATGCTCTTCGCCCACCCTTTATCAATGCCACTATATTTTTTGGACTTTTTATGCTTACTGATCCTCCTACTTCGCCTGCTAAATATAAGAATCAGATCTTGTTTGGTGTTATTTCAGCCGTTTCAGGTATTGTTGTTTATGGAATGTTTGGAGGCTTAACTTATTTATTTTTCGGCTTATTTATGGGGAATCTATATAATTATTGGAATAAACGATCAGTGATGAAGTCTGCTGAACTTAAGCAACAGCGCATGAAAAATTCACAGAGAGCTCTATATAAATGA
- a CDS encoding DUF5655 domain-containing protein, whose protein sequence is MESVLEKKVEVFFSNQEYLISLFKSVKEMIHSIAPETIEVNKSQISFGTKTKFAWVWQHKPWLNNRPENAIVLTFCVGRYIEHDQIVEAIEPFPGRWIHHVMIRNESELTSEVNKWLEEAYHFSKTR, encoded by the coding sequence ATGGAATCTGTACTTGAAAAAAAAGTAGAGGTCTTTTTTTCCAATCAAGAATATCTCATTTCATTGTTTAAGTCTGTCAAAGAAATGATCCATTCAATCGCTCCAGAAACCATTGAAGTGAATAAATCCCAAATCTCATTCGGAACCAAAACTAAATTTGCTTGGGTATGGCAGCACAAGCCGTGGCTCAATAATCGACCAGAAAATGCGATTGTTCTAACCTTTTGCGTGGGCCGATATATTGAACACGACCAAATTGTTGAAGCAATAGAACCATTTCCAGGCCGCTGGATTCACCATGTCATGATTCGGAATGAGTCCGAGTTAACTAGCGAAGTGAATAAGTGGCTAGAAGAAGCCTATCATTTTTCGAAAACTAGGTAG
- a CDS encoding HAMP domain-containing sensor histidine kinase codes for MFTKTKRRLVITNSLVFFILQNSFGAMIYLYTYYSLYHQVDNNLLEKKNHLLHERERIGTELNQEREENHRLVYLLWEKGQKLNKVIPSNTFTKQDTARFAELLNKIELQSTSIGDNSYRLITIPISKNKNYVPVQKIQVIYNLKREKEMLSHLLMVIGFGSILSVFIAIFAGIYLANKALIPIKLSWEKQQQFVADASHELRTPLSVMKLNLERLFRHPDNTIEQESETIHQAIQEINYLSKMSSDLLTLARSNSNQLQLIHETIQLDEIIHQVTKGFNALAILKGVNLKADIAPIQMIGDKERLKQLFVILIDNAIKYTKGNGSVSIKGSIKNSRAVIEIVDTGIGISKEDLPHIFNRYYRGDKSRSRHLEGSGLGLSIAEWIVQSHSGKIRVKSNIGEGTHVFVTLPLSK; via the coding sequence ATGTTTACCAAAACAAAACGCCGGCTTGTTATTACTAACTCTCTAGTTTTCTTTATTCTCCAGAATTCCTTTGGAGCCATGATTTATTTATATACGTATTATAGTTTGTATCATCAAGTAGATAACAATCTTTTAGAAAAGAAAAATCATTTACTTCACGAGAGGGAAAGAATTGGGACGGAATTGAACCAAGAGCGTGAGGAAAATCATCGTCTTGTCTATTTATTATGGGAGAAAGGTCAAAAACTTAATAAAGTGATACCTTCAAACACTTTTACAAAGCAAGACACTGCAAGATTTGCTGAATTATTAAATAAAATAGAGCTGCAATCTACTTCCATTGGGGATAATTCTTATCGATTAATTACGATACCTATTTCAAAAAATAAAAACTATGTGCCTGTACAAAAAATTCAGGTGATCTATAACCTAAAACGCGAAAAAGAAATGTTATCCCATTTGCTTATGGTGATTGGTTTCGGGTCTATATTAAGTGTTTTTATTGCTATTTTTGCAGGAATCTACTTAGCTAATAAAGCTTTAATACCTATCAAACTGTCTTGGGAAAAGCAGCAGCAATTTGTTGCAGATGCTTCGCATGAATTACGTACCCCGCTTTCTGTTATGAAACTAAATCTTGAACGCTTATTTCGCCATCCAGACAATACGATTGAACAGGAAAGTGAGACTATTCATCAGGCAATACAAGAAATTAACTACTTATCCAAAATGTCTTCAGATTTACTCACATTAGCCCGATCTAATTCCAATCAGCTCCAGTTGATTCATGAAACCATTCAGTTAGATGAAATTATCCATCAAGTCACTAAAGGGTTTAATGCCTTAGCAATTTTAAAAGGGGTGAACCTAAAAGCTGATATTGCTCCTATTCAGATGATTGGAGATAAAGAGAGACTAAAACAACTGTTTGTTATTCTAATTGATAATGCCATTAAATACACAAAGGGAAATGGCTCTGTATCTATTAAAGGAAGTATTAAAAACTCACGTGCAGTAATCGAAATAGTGGATACTGGGATTGGGATATCGAAGGAAGATTTGCCTCATATTTTTAACCGATACTATCGTGGTGATAAATCACGGAGCCGTCATTTAGAGGGATCAGGCTTAGGGCTCTCGATAGCAGAATGGATTGTTCAATCTCATTCGGGGAAAATTAGGGTTAAAAGCAATATAGGGGAAGGGACACATGTTTTTGTCACATTGCCACTAAGTAAATAA
- a CDS encoding FAD:protein FMN transferase, with the protein MRITKLYMDTVVDIQVVTRKEVKEVEEKINRAFLAFQRVEEACSRFSPSSELMKACQDVGRPVEISPYLFEPLYFALQIAQMTNGLFDPTIGKVMEEYGFNRHYLTGSMINSPYAETVTYQEILLNQATRTLTIMKPLVIDLGAVAKGFAIDLAARELIDFEGFVINAGGDIFAGGLNEMGSPWEIGIQHPYQRDLLVETIKLSNEAICTSGSYERKNQTNPSLHHIVNPNTKSSPNHLVSSSIVAPFAMMADAFSTVAFLLGEEKGKEVIEELNLKGLLITPELKIIRAGGI; encoded by the coding sequence ATGAGAATAACAAAATTATATATGGATACCGTGGTCGATATACAGGTTGTTACTCGGAAAGAAGTAAAAGAGGTTGAAGAGAAAATAAATCGTGCATTTCTTGCTTTTCAACGAGTGGAAGAAGCGTGTAGCCGCTTTAGTCCTTCAAGTGAATTAATGAAAGCTTGTCAAGATGTCGGCAGGCCAGTTGAAATTAGCCCGTATCTGTTCGAACCGCTTTACTTTGCCCTTCAAATAGCTCAAATGACGAATGGGTTATTTGATCCTACTATAGGGAAGGTAATGGAGGAATACGGATTTAATCGTCATTATTTAACAGGCTCGATGATCAATAGTCCTTATGCTGAAACAGTTACTTATCAGGAAATTTTATTAAACCAAGCAACAAGGACCTTAACAATAATGAAACCTTTAGTCATAGATTTAGGTGCAGTAGCAAAAGGATTTGCGATTGATTTAGCTGCTCGTGAACTAATAGACTTTGAAGGGTTTGTCATCAACGCTGGCGGTGATATATTTGCTGGTGGACTAAATGAAATGGGGAGCCCGTGGGAAATTGGAATCCAGCATCCGTATCAAAGGGATCTTCTGGTTGAAACGATTAAACTTTCCAATGAAGCAATCTGTACATCTGGAAGTTATGAGCGAAAGAATCAAACGAATCCAAGTTTACATCACATAGTTAATCCAAACACTAAGTCTTCACCCAATCATTTGGTAAGCAGTAGCATTGTTGCTCCTTTTGCGATGATGGCTGATGCTTTTTCAACTGTAGCCTTTCTACTAGGTGAAGAGAAGGGGAAAGAGGTTATTGAAGAACTAAATCTTAAGGGGTTGCTGATCACACCTGAGTTAAAGATTATCAGGGCTGGGGGAATATAA
- a CDS encoding protein adenylyltransferase SelO family protein, giving the protein MTKEIKDPGWNFDNSYTKLPEAFYKSTNPTPVDSPQLVILNGALAKSLGVNVQALQGEEGIAVFAGNKIPEGGSPLAQAYAGHQFGHFTMLGDGRAVLLGEQITPQNGRVDIQLKGPGRTPFSRGGDGRAALGPMLREYIISEAMHALGIPTTRSLAVVTTGEPVYRETALPGAILTRVAASHIRVGTFQYAARFGTVEDLRALADYTISRHYPDIKDDENKYLSFLKEVIKRQAALIAKWQLVGFIHGVMNTDNMAISGETIDYGPCAFMDEYSPATVFSSIDREGRYAYGNQPYIAVWNLARLAESLLALINENQDEAVRLAEEALSGYGALFEERWLEGMRTKLGIFNEEEQDESLVKELLQLMEKHRADYTNTFLSLTFGTLKDAALFVDPEFAQWHEKWQARLGRQQESKESSHELMRISNPSVIPRNHRVEEALEAAVEQGDFSVLDRLLQVLSKPYAHSPEQEEYCTLPVPSGRSYQTFCGT; this is encoded by the coding sequence ATGACAAAAGAAATAAAAGACCCAGGCTGGAACTTCGACAATAGTTATACTAAACTGCCGGAAGCATTTTATAAAAGCACCAATCCGACACCCGTAGACTCACCGCAGTTGGTCATTCTAAACGGCGCACTAGCAAAATCTCTAGGGGTGAATGTCCAGGCATTACAAGGGGAGGAGGGTATTGCCGTTTTTGCAGGCAATAAGATTCCCGAAGGCGGTTCACCTCTTGCACAAGCCTATGCAGGACATCAATTTGGTCATTTTACCATGCTAGGTGATGGGCGGGCTGTACTGCTAGGTGAACAGATTACTCCACAAAATGGACGAGTGGATATTCAGCTCAAGGGGCCTGGAAGAACGCCATTTTCTCGAGGCGGTGATGGTCGAGCCGCGCTCGGACCAATGCTACGAGAATATATCATTAGCGAAGCCATGCATGCGCTTGGTATTCCGACAACCCGCAGTCTCGCTGTCGTAACAACAGGGGAACCAGTATACCGTGAAACAGCTCTGCCAGGTGCCATACTAACCCGTGTAGCTGCCAGCCATATTCGTGTCGGTACGTTTCAATATGCAGCAAGATTTGGTACTGTGGAGGATTTACGAGCTTTAGCCGACTATACTATTAGCCGTCATTATCCTGATATTAAAGATGATGAGAATAAGTATCTTTCATTTTTAAAGGAAGTGATTAAGCGTCAGGCTGCACTTATTGCAAAATGGCAGCTGGTAGGCTTTATTCATGGGGTAATGAACACCGATAACATGGCCATTAGCGGCGAAACGATTGATTATGGTCCATGCGCTTTTATGGATGAATATAGTCCGGCTACCGTATTCAGTTCCATTGATCGGGAAGGAAGATACGCTTATGGCAATCAACCGTATATTGCTGTATGGAATCTGGCACGATTGGCTGAGTCGCTATTGGCGCTTATAAATGAAAACCAAGATGAGGCTGTGAGGCTCGCTGAAGAAGCTCTTTCAGGTTATGGTGCATTGTTCGAAGAAAGATGGCTTGAAGGAATGAGAACAAAGCTAGGTATCTTCAATGAAGAGGAACAAGATGAGTCACTAGTGAAAGAACTACTTCAGTTGATGGAAAAGCACCGGGCAGACTACACCAACACCTTCCTTTCATTAACCTTTGGTACACTGAAGGATGCAGCACTGTTTGTGGATCCGGAATTTGCTCAATGGCATGAGAAGTGGCAGGCGAGATTAGGCAGGCAGCAGGAATCGAAAGAATCATCACATGAGTTAATGCGAATAAGCAATCCATCGGTCATTCCTCGAAATCACCGGGTAGAAGAGGCTTTAGAAGCTGCGGTGGAACAGGGGGATTTCAGTGTATTGGATAGGCTTCTCCAAGTGCTATCAAAACCCTACGCTCATTCTCCTGAGCAGGAAGAATACTGCACTCTGCCTGTACCGTCAGGTCGTTCGTATCAAACGTTTTGCGGCACCTGA
- a CDS encoding SprT family zinc-dependent metalloprotease, whose protein sequence is MIHTYLDKTIHFEIKYKNRSSMGITIDSYGNVEVQAPKGTPDEKVIQLLEKNWDPIQQKLKEMKDRLQGPQEKVYDHGETFLYLGNTFPIQIFQDSTIAQDYVRFEEDKLHIYVKYPEDEKIKHALKRFYYQQCKAIVEKSISSYQSYFKTKPRSIRITDSQTTWGTCDSRLQLTFNWRLAMAPQSVIDYVVVHEMCHMVHLNHDRSFWRLVGKIMPDYKEKENWLALSNWKMTV, encoded by the coding sequence ATGATACACACATACTTAGATAAGACGATACATTTTGAAATTAAGTACAAAAATCGTTCCTCAATGGGGATCACGATTGATAGCTATGGGAATGTGGAAGTCCAGGCACCGAAAGGAACACCAGATGAAAAGGTAATCCAACTATTAGAGAAAAATTGGGACCCCATTCAGCAAAAATTAAAAGAAATGAAGGATCGGCTCCAAGGACCGCAGGAAAAGGTATATGATCATGGTGAGACCTTTCTTTACTTAGGAAATACCTTTCCCATACAGATTTTTCAAGACAGTACCATTGCCCAAGATTACGTAAGATTTGAGGAAGATAAATTACATATATATGTGAAGTACCCAGAAGATGAGAAAATAAAACATGCTTTAAAACGCTTCTATTATCAGCAATGTAAAGCAATAGTTGAAAAGAGCATCTCCTCATATCAAAGTTACTTTAAAACAAAACCACGTTCAATTCGAATCACAGATAGCCAAACTACATGGGGAACCTGTGATTCAAGACTTCAATTAACCTTTAATTGGAGACTGGCGATGGCGCCGCAAAGTGTGATTGATTATGTAGTTGTTCACGAAATGTGTCATATGGTGCATTTAAATCATGACCGCTCTTTTTGGAGGCTGGTTGGAAAAATCATGCCTGATTATAAGGAAAAAGAAAACTGGCTGGCATTATCAAACTGGAAAATGACGGTATAG
- a CDS encoding VOC family protein produces the protein MGRLVHFEIHVSDMERAKKFYGEVFGWSFQDWSEYAGMPYFGAVTGDENEPGINGALMQRQSAPPETNQALNGYACTMGVESYDVTEAKILENGGKVAMPKYALPGMAWQGYYIDTEGNIFGIHQPDANAK, from the coding sequence ATGGGAAGATTAGTTCATTTCGAAATTCATGTGAGTGACATGGAACGGGCAAAGAAGTTTTATGGAGAGGTATTCGGATGGTCATTTCAGGATTGGAGTGAGTATGCAGGCATGCCTTACTTTGGTGCTGTGACTGGCGATGAAAATGAACCTGGAATCAATGGTGCCTTGATGCAGCGTCAAAGTGCTCCACCGGAAACAAATCAAGCATTAAATGGGTATGCTTGTACAATGGGAGTAGAAAGTTACGATGTAACGGAAGCGAAAATTCTGGAGAATGGCGGAAAGGTCGCCATGCCTAAATATGCCCTGCCTGGAATGGCATGGCAAGGCTATTATATTGATACCGAAGGCAATATTTTCGGAATTCATCAACCTGATGCGAACGCAAAATAG
- a CDS encoding CC/Se motif family (seleno)protein produces MYVEIDNESKKWIEAKENQLTVKILETKTCCAPVVQEVVAVPGKPKTTDQFTELKVDYLSIYVHKIICNKEKLTLKLSGISFLKSLSAKLQ; encoded by the coding sequence ATGTATGTTGAAATAGATAATGAATCAAAAAAATGGATAGAAGCAAAAGAAAATCAACTAACTGTAAAAATTCTAGAAACAAAAACTTGTTGTGCTCCTGTTGTTCAGGAAGTAGTGGCAGTTCCAGGAAAGCCCAAAACAACTGATCAGTTTACGGAATTAAAGGTCGATTATCTATCCATCTATGTACATAAAATTATCTGTAACAAGGAAAAACTCACACTTAAATTATCGGGTATCAGCTTTTTAAAATCCCTTTCTGCTAAACTTCAATAA
- a CDS encoding FMN-binding protein translates to MKKTDKKWIILCSTAVAAVYSAGYLTTENQVSIEQPIHQVAKNIQTNNKAVNDGSVSNAQKNKLYKDGTFTGTGMNRRGSIDVMVTIQNDKITNVEISDFAMHYSESDIVGLPDEVLKNQGARVINVSGATYSTEAFEDAVQDALNQAFNTVG, encoded by the coding sequence ATGAAAAAAACAGACAAAAAATGGATCATCCTTTGTTCCACGGCAGTTGCAGCTGTATACTCAGCTGGTTATTTAACAACGGAAAATCAAGTGAGCATTGAACAGCCTATTCATCAAGTGGCGAAAAACATACAAACAAATAATAAAGCAGTAAATGATGGTTCGGTTAGCAATGCTCAAAAAAATAAACTATATAAAGATGGTACGTTCACTGGTACAGGGATGAATAGACGGGGTTCTATTGATGTTATGGTAACCATTCAGAACGATAAGATTACGAATGTTGAAATAAGCGATTTTGCTATGCATTATTCGGAAAGCGACATTGTGGGCCTACCTGATGAAGTCCTGAAGAATCAGGGTGCAAGGGTGATAAATGTTTCAGGTGCAACGTATAGTACGGAAGCATTTGAGGATGCCGTTCAAGATGCCCTTAATCAAGCATTTAATACAGTGGGGTAA
- a CDS encoding response regulator transcription factor, whose amino-acid sequence MRVLVVEDDLPLRRIITTILEEEQYEVDQAEDGEEGYLMASSYEYDLLTLDIMLPKMDGFTLIKKLKREGCQIPTLFLTAKDRVEDRVKGLDFGADDYIVKPFATEEFLARIRSLLRRSGKIGIEGKISYGPILLDTNQHEGFIKEESLKLTIKEYELLYYLIQNKEQILTRDQIFERVWGIESETTEAIVDLYIHYLRKKLAPFDYEKLIRTIRGVGYMVRE is encoded by the coding sequence ATGCGTGTGCTGGTCGTTGAGGATGATTTACCGTTAAGAAGAATCATTACTACCATACTAGAAGAAGAACAATACGAGGTCGATCAGGCGGAAGATGGGGAAGAAGGTTATCTTATGGCCTCATCCTATGAGTATGATTTACTCACACTTGATATTATGCTTCCAAAGATGGATGGTTTTACATTAATCAAAAAGTTAAAACGTGAAGGATGCCAAATCCCCACTTTATTCCTGACGGCAAAAGATCGGGTTGAGGATCGAGTGAAGGGGCTAGACTTTGGAGCGGACGATTATATTGTTAAACCCTTTGCTACTGAGGAATTTTTAGCAAGGATTAGGTCGTTACTTCGCAGGTCAGGGAAAATAGGAATTGAAGGGAAAATATCTTATGGTCCCATTCTTCTTGATACCAACCAACACGAAGGTTTTATAAAAGAAGAAAGTTTAAAGTTAACAATTAAAGAATATGAATTGCTCTATTATTTAATTCAAAATAAAGAACAAATTTTAACGAGAGACCAGATTTTTGAAAGAGTTTGGGGAATAGAATCAGAAACAACAGAAGCCATCGTGGATCTCTACATCCATTATTTGCGGAAAAAGTTAGCTCCTTTTGATTATGAAAAGCTAATTCGGACTATTCGTGGTGTTGGTTATATGGTAAGGGAGTAA